A DNA window from Hevea brasiliensis isolate MT/VB/25A 57/8 chromosome 2, ASM3005281v1, whole genome shotgun sequence contains the following coding sequences:
- the LOC110664934 gene encoding homocysteine S-methyltransferase 2, whose product MGHSGAQNSPLLTDFLRQSGGVAIIDGGLATELEQHGADLNDPLWSAKCLLTSPHLIRTVHLDYLEAGADIIITASYQATIQGFEAKGFSSEESEALLKRSVEIACEARDIYYERCQAGASDGNNDNRVLKQRPILVAASVGSYGAYLADGSEYSGNYGDEVTLETLKDFHRRRVQVLAESGADLIAFETVPNKVEAQVYAELLEEENIKIPAWFSFNSKDGINVVSGDSLVECASIAESCGKVVAVGINCTPPRFIHGLILSVKKVTSKPILIYPNSGESYDADLKEWVQNTGVSDEDFVSCINKWCEVGASLVGGCCRTTPNTIKAIYRTLSDRSPALPL is encoded by the exons ATGGGACATTCCGGAGCCCAGAATTCGCCGTTGTTGACAGATTTCCTCCGCCAGTCCGGCGGCGTCGCCATCATTGACGGTGGTCTAGCCACGGAGCTCGAACAGCATGGCGCTGACCTCAACGATCCCCTTTGGAGTGCCAAGTGTCTTCTTACTTCTCCACACCTTATCCGTACG GTGCACCTTGACTATCTTGAAGCAGGTGCTGATATTATTATCACGGCATCTTATCAG GCCACCATTCAGGGTTTTGAAGCAAAAGGCTTCTCTAGTGAAGAAAGTGAAGCCTTGCTTAAAAGAAGTGTGGAAATTGCCTGTGAGGCAAGGGATATTTATTATGAGAGATGTCAAGCTGGAGCTTCTGATGGTAATAATGACAATAGGGTTCTGAAACAGCGCCCCATTTTAGTTGCAGCTTCTGTTGGCAGCTATGGAGCATATTTGGCTGATGGATCCGAGTACAG TGGGAATTATGGTGATGAAGTTACCTTGGAAACCTTGAAAGATTTTCATCGCAGAAGGGTTCAGGTATTGGCAGAATCAGGTGCTGACCTCATAGCATTTGAAACAGTTCCAAATAAGGTAGAAGCTCAG GTTTATGCTGAGCTCTTAGAGGAAGAAAACATAAAGATTCCTGCATGGTTCTCCTTTAACTCAAAGGATGGTATCAATGTAGTTAGTGGTGATTCTTTGGTTGAATGTGCCTCAATCGCTGAATCATGTGGGAAAGTAGTTGCTGTGGGAATCAACTGCACACCTCCTAGGTTTATCCATGGACTGATATTATCTGTCAAGAAG GTGACCTCCAAACCAATACTTATATATCCAAACAGTGGGGAGAGCTATGATGCTGATCTAAAAGAGTGGGTG CAAAATACTGGTGTATCAGATGAAGATTTTGTGTCATGTATAAACAAATGGTGTGAGGTTGGGGCTTCCCTTGTTGGTGGCTGCTGTAGAACAACTCCAAACACTATCAAAGCTATATACAGGACTCTCTCCGATAGATCTCCTGCTCTGCCATTGTAG
- the LOC110664935 gene encoding uncharacterized protein LOC110664935 isoform X1, with the protein MKRPMPWSDQDDDSSSDESSSSHSDSDGDKKKGTDGKKANKGQKSKEKKSKVGKSGRRKSGAVDFDALRQHGYKGGLSVLSMPPPKDDTPQDWSWSTGKEHREVKEVEESYEERQKTRAAIMDGEQLMNVQTTKEKKNLSFSQKEKRKRDLGQASRGKNYVEEEKRLLRESGIYSSFDT; encoded by the exons ATGAAGAGGCCAATGCCATGGAGCGATCAAGATGATGATTCATCGTCTGATGAATCTTCGTCATCCCATTCAGATAGTGATGGTGATAAGAAGAAAGGAACGGATGGAAAGAAAGCTAACAAAGGCCAAAAATCCAAGGAAAAGAAATCTAAAG TAGGCAAGTCTGGAAGGCGTAAGAGTGGTGCTGTGGATTTTGATGCTTTGAGGCAACATGGCTATAAAGGTGGACTGTCTGTCCTGAGTATGCCCCCACCAAAAGATGACACACCACAAGACTGGTCTTGGTCTACTGGCAAAGAACATCGAGAGGTCAAGGAGGTTGAAGAATCTTATGAAGAACGACAAAAAACCAGAGCTGCAATAATGGATGGTGAGCAACTGATGAATGTGCAAACTACCAAAGAGAAGAAAAATTTATCCTTCTCCCAGAAGGAGAAGAGGAAAAGAGATCTTGGTCAGGCTAGTCGGGGGAAGAATTATGTTGAAGAAGAGAAGAGGTTGTTAAGGGAAAGTGGCATCTACTCTAGTTTTGATACATGA
- the LOC110664935 gene encoding uncharacterized protein LOC110664935 isoform X2: protein MKRPMPWSDQDDDSSSDESSSSHSDSDGDKKKGTDGKKANKGQKSKEKKSKGKSGRRKSGAVDFDALRQHGYKGGLSVLSMPPPKDDTPQDWSWSTGKEHREVKEVEESYEERQKTRAAIMDGEQLMNVQTTKEKKNLSFSQKEKRKRDLGQASRGKNYVEEEKRLLRESGIYSSFDT, encoded by the exons ATGAAGAGGCCAATGCCATGGAGCGATCAAGATGATGATTCATCGTCTGATGAATCTTCGTCATCCCATTCAGATAGTGATGGTGATAAGAAGAAAGGAACGGATGGAAAGAAAGCTAACAAAGGCCAAAAATCCAAGGAAAAGAAATCTAAAG GCAAGTCTGGAAGGCGTAAGAGTGGTGCTGTGGATTTTGATGCTTTGAGGCAACATGGCTATAAAGGTGGACTGTCTGTCCTGAGTATGCCCCCACCAAAAGATGACACACCACAAGACTGGTCTTGGTCTACTGGCAAAGAACATCGAGAGGTCAAGGAGGTTGAAGAATCTTATGAAGAACGACAAAAAACCAGAGCTGCAATAATGGATGGTGAGCAACTGATGAATGTGCAAACTACCAAAGAGAAGAAAAATTTATCCTTCTCCCAGAAGGAGAAGAGGAAAAGAGATCTTGGTCAGGCTAGTCGGGGGAAGAATTATGTTGAAGAAGAGAAGAGGTTGTTAAGGGAAAGTGGCATCTACTCTAGTTTTGATACATGA